The sequence TTTTGTCAGCAGTATGAGCTTTCTGTGCTTTTACAGAAGAAATACTGATGATGAATACAGTAGAAATAAGCGTAAAGAAGAAGATTTTTTTCATGTCTTTGTCACTTGCAAAAGTACTGTCTTTTAGTGGAATTGCATAATTTTATTAAGGAAATTTTAACATATTTTTCTATCTATTTTAATACATAGAATCAATTATGTTTTGCTGAGTAAGAAAATAGTCGTACTTTTGCACCCGTTACATAATAATCATTAAACAATATTGGAATGTACTTAACAACAGAAAAAAAAGCAGAAATTTTCGCAAAACATGGAAAATCTGCACAAGACACAGGAACAGCTGAAGGACAAGTTGCTCTTTTCACTTTTAGAATCAACCACTTATCTCAGCATTTGAAGGCTAACCGTCATGACTTTGCTACTGAGAGATCTTTGGTAAAATTAGTAGGTAAAAGAAAAAGTTTGTTAGATTACCTTAAAAACAAGGATATCACAAGATATAGAGCAATTATTGCTGAACTTGGATTAAGAAAATAATCTATTAGATTTCCAAAAATAAGAAGCAACTTCGTAAGAGGTTGCTTTTTTTATGCTTTGATTCTATTTTATTAAATATATCAAAACAAGGTAAAATCGTCTATTATTTCAATAAAAGTTGTTCAAATCATCATATAATGTATATCTGAAATTCGATAAATCATTATAATACATTATCTTTGCAAACGAAATTTAGACGAAATATCAATAACTAAAGC comes from Chryseobacterium sp. 3008163 and encodes:
- the rpsO gene encoding 30S ribosomal protein S15, with product MYLTTEKKAEIFAKHGKSAQDTGTAEGQVALFTFRINHLSQHLKANRHDFATERSLVKLVGKRKSLLDYLKNKDITRYRAIIAELGLRK